The following proteins come from a genomic window of Nostoc sp. ATCC 53789:
- a CDS encoding sulfite oxidase, with protein sequence MSDENLLDQEDYLQARVDQCIWQKSTDAGISRQRFLKILATMVGATAIGGLTKPAPAHSQAAVKTKASKILKPLPPGYISHSKGTLEMNWEAMYGRGYLVPNDWFYVHNRSTPPPFDPSLWRLQIHGTGVSVPCEFTYDEIIAMPSISVTCAIECAANGRRFFEEAYNKPLTGTRWRLGAIGVAEWTGVPLSILLERAGLKSTAKDVLVEGADFDSLDSKETNKSKFNNVVPIAKALADNSLVVYAMNGEPLPPDHGQPCRVLFPGWGGNANVKWIERIEVSETLIYTQWVTEQMVLVGADYPAIAPYKGKLITYQNVKSAFELAWPATLSARTHLLRGRSWSGKGKIARVEVSLDGGKTWQFARLREPNFPFAWTRWDIEWNPTPGEYFLQARATDNLGNTQSSTVPWNDFGLLYGGIVSHPVTVRR encoded by the coding sequence TTGAGCGATGAAAACCTCTTAGACCAAGAGGATTATCTACAGGCACGGGTTGATCAGTGCATCTGGCAAAAAAGCACAGATGCAGGTATTTCGCGCCAGCGCTTTCTGAAAATACTAGCCACGATGGTTGGCGCAACAGCCATCGGGGGTTTAACTAAACCTGCGCCTGCTCACAGTCAGGCAGCTGTTAAAACTAAAGCCAGTAAAATACTTAAACCATTACCACCAGGGTATATCTCTCATAGCAAAGGCACGTTAGAGATGAACTGGGAAGCGATGTATGGGCGTGGTTATTTAGTACCAAACGATTGGTTTTATGTTCACAACCGCAGTACACCTCCGCCTTTTGACCCATCTCTATGGCGTTTGCAAATTCATGGAACTGGCGTTTCTGTGCCTTGCGAGTTCACATACGATGAAATCATCGCTATGCCTTCCATCTCGGTAACATGTGCCATTGAGTGTGCTGCTAATGGTCGGCGCTTCTTTGAAGAGGCTTACAACAAACCACTCACTGGAACCCGGTGGAGGCTTGGGGCCATTGGTGTGGCTGAGTGGACTGGTGTACCACTGAGCATATTATTAGAGCGGGCTGGATTGAAATCTACAGCAAAAGACGTACTCGTAGAGGGTGCAGATTTTGATTCGCTCGACTCAAAGGAGACAAATAAATCTAAATTCAACAATGTAGTTCCGATTGCCAAAGCATTAGCAGATAACTCGCTTGTCGTCTATGCAATGAATGGAGAACCATTACCTCCAGATCATGGCCAGCCGTGCCGTGTCTTATTCCCTGGTTGGGGAGGAAACGCCAACGTTAAATGGATTGAGCGGATTGAGGTTTCTGAAACACTGATATATACCCAGTGGGTAACGGAGCAGATGGTACTGGTTGGTGCAGATTACCCTGCGATCGCACCATATAAAGGTAAGCTGATTACCTATCAAAATGTTAAGAGCGCTTTCGAGTTGGCTTGGCCCGCTACGCTTTCGGCTCGAACCCATTTACTACGTGGACGTTCTTGGTCTGGGAAAGGAAAAATTGCCCGTGTAGAAGTCAGTCTAGATGGCGGTAAAACTTGGCAGTTTGCACGACTGAGAGAACCAAACTTTCCATTTGCATGGACACGATGGGACATTGAATGGAACCCAACTCCTGGCGAATATTTTCTCCAAGCTCGTGCTACTGACAATTTAGGTAACACACAATCGAGTACAGTTCCGTGGAATGATTTTGGATTGCTCTACGGAGGCATTGTTAGCCATCCGGTGACAGTACGGAGATGA